One Scophthalmus maximus strain ysfricsl-2021 chromosome 7, ASM2237912v1, whole genome shotgun sequence genomic window, tttgtctctgtctgtgacaaaaaatagatgaatagtAAATGATCACGTTTCCGAAATTATTTTGTGCTGCAGGATTGCTTCAAAACACTACCCAGActtttctctcttctatctGCCCAACAGACACAGTGCCAGTGGCCGAGGTATGGCCAGAGGTGGAGAGGGCTGAGTGCTTGGCCCGTGGTGCTGCCTTGAAGTGGGCGTCAGGTGTTTTCTGTCGACCTGAATATCTGGAGCGACTAAGCCAgtacaggaagagagagagtcagaggaCTGCTTCCATACACACTAGGCTCAAGGTGATAACACTGGGACACATCCAAAtgcaacacatactgtaaatgcatgAAATGATGCAGTAAGATCACAGTTTATCAAATGGTCTCATAAATGATAGGGATCATGCCCTCAAATCCCTGCCACTAGGCACTGAATCAGTACCACTTTATTTCTTGTTATCAATCACTTCCCCCCAGTCTATGGTCCAGTCGTACCTGGAGGGGGTAGGCTGGGGCTTGGAGCAGCTTCAGGAGGCCAAGGTGGAGCTGAGGGAGGTGTCTCACGCTTTGAAGAAAGCAGGACTGGAATCCAATCAAAATGCAGATAGGGTGAAGCCTCTGGAGAGGCTGAGAGAGGTGTCAGTCAACCACTGTCAGCTCTTCGCTGCAGTCAGCAACTTGCCCCGGCTTTACTCTGGTGAGACGCTGCTTTGTGGACACTTGAAAGTCATCCAGTCATAATGAGTCATAATGTTTCCTTTTTACTTTATAATCATTACACTACATTACATACGTTTTTTCACATTCAATcagaaaatgtgaggaaaataaaaaatttgggAGCGAATGTAattcattttagtttaaaaTAGTGTTAATGATGGTCTTTTGTAATCAcctttcattttacatttgccGTAATACTACTGTGGCATGAGtgaattatttcaacatttgtaACATTATTCTTAACACATTGTACTGGCTATATGAAATAATGCAATCCAGTTGATCTGCTGTTCAGTAAATGCCACTTTTGTGAAGCTCGTAGTTAAgttgttgttgatattgtttCAGAGAATTTGAATTTGTGTAGTTGGTTTTACTCCATATCCTAAATAACCCAATTTCTGTCCACCTGTAAATGTCTTTAAGAATAACATATAGCACCCAACTAACAAGCAtctgaatttaaatattttctaacCATGGTGGTCTAAGAAAAGTGCATTTACTATAAAGTTGAAACAGATTCAGTTCTTGTTCTGATTTCTTTTACCCAACTATTGTGGTGCACGACCAGTGAAAATAACAGGGATTTTCATCTCCTCAGAAACATTTCTGCTTCCATGCTAGTTATGGTGTAAAGTAGAAAATGACACCAAAACTTCACTCTTCAACAGTCTCAATTGGAATTTTAGGAATTAAAGTTCTCCCTCCCTACTCCTTGCCTTGCCCAGTGCGTAGCATGGTGTTGGAGACTGAGCGCCTGGTGGAATCCCGGAGGCTCCTGGAGGCCCACGCCCGGCTGATGGATTTGGAGCGGTGGCAGGACGACATCCTCTGGCAGCTCCACGGAGCTGCTGGGACTGCAAGAAGTGCACTCAGCAGTGAAGACAAAGAGCTGGTGGACAAATATTTCTCTGGTGTTGGGCAGCTCGTTGACGCCCTGGGTGAGGACATCTTCACAGTTTACTCAGTAatatcagttcagttcaatttaactcattcaaaagcaaaaacaatgcTCACATTACATGGCAGGAGAATTTTCCTCACATTGTAGTTTActgagctgtgtttttgtttgtgtgtgttgcacataCATATACtttattctatatatatttatagaaagATAGCACTGAAGGCCTGTTCAGTATTGCTTTCTTCCACTTTGGATTAGATGCAATTTAAATCTGAATGTTGCTCATTTTAGACTGCAACTGACAAGTTTGCctatttgtttaaatttaaaaaagaataatgatgatgacagttttcaaagaaaaactaatcAGTATCACGTGATAGCGCTCCTCGCTGTAGaggaatttctctcctctcctgagaaactgcaaagaTGATTGTTCTCATTCACTATGCGATGTCATCTTATCTGTGGCAGGCCGAGACAGTCAATTGGTAGCTGAAGGCAGTTTGGAGGTGTCATAGGCGCAGAATTTAGGCTACATCTTGCAAGACACATAGTGgtaaatatagaacatactcagacagagacatAGTGTTGCTATGCAGATAGCCATTGTTTTTgtgagatgacaacattactcTGATAGAGTTAAATACAGGCAGATTATCTTGGGACGCCATAAACTGACCACTAGCTGATCTGTGTAACAAAcaagaaatctcctcaatattgagctcttacaATAAATACTTGTGCTGAAGACCTTAaggtctccgtcttcctgagtcagcgtcaactccatcaatttttccattacgCTCGCCATGGCTGTCCTCTGCTGACCCTGGGATTCATGGACTCCCACATCATTAGACCAAATTTAATTTGTAGCCTTGAGAGCAGGGTTTAGAGAGTGTTATGAATATCAGCAgtattattcaattcaattcaattcaattcaatttcattgatcgacatacatcatctcaacgcactttacatagtgaggttgtGATCTCACAATATTATGGAGAatcccaacagttcccacaatgagcagcagttggcgactgtggaggagaaaatacTCCCTTTTAACATGAAGAAATCTCTAAAAGAACCAGGCTCAGTTGTGGGCAGAACATCTGCTGCTGACCGGTtagggtgagaggagaaaatgggggagcgaggagaggtgggcagaaagagggggagacgagagagagtgagagagaatagTTGCATAACTGTTGCTTTAAGCTCTATCAGACTCATTCTTATGATTACagtaataatactgacacttatagatgcaatgatGTTGTTAATAATAGGAGTCAGATATACACtagtagagagagaaaatacagaggTAGTGACATGTAAGGTATaaacatgggggcagagagaaagagagagagagagagagaaagggagagagagagagagagagagagagagagagagagagagagagagagagagagatttttagatttttaaaacacaatgtttattaagatttaccagagaacatcacggtcctctgcaaatgaaatggaaaaaaaccacacacaacaacaaaataactgaaaaaacagaataaatcaggtcataaaaacagagtgaaagatgagctctccctccttcactgaacacacagccgtggtgagagagagagagagagagagagagagagacagagagaattaATGAACAAAAGATCAGTCCCAGGATGAGTTTCTGGGATAACATCCATCCTGTTGCTGTAGGTAAGGAGCTGTGGGCAGTGGTGAGCAGTGCTCTGGCTTTGGCCCGTCAAAACCCTACACCCTTTGTATCGGCAGTGAGGATAGTGGAGCGAGAGGAAGCCCTGGACCAGGttctgctggaggagagagggggcacTGGGAACAACAGCAGGCCCATGCCCCCTGGACGACCTCGCTGCTGGAGAGCATGCTTCTTCCGGGTCAGCACCAGCTGATGTATAAcacttcacctttgaccttgtcTCTACTTTTTAAGTTCTAAATGTATGTCACGGTCTCTTGCATGCCCGGCCTTTCAGGTACTAGAGGAGGCGGTTTCTGCACGGTTCCGTAGCGTTTCCTACCTGCACACACGTGGTCCAGGTCTGGCAGGacacctctctgctctccagcaCGCTACCATGGCTGACCTGGCCACTGTACGCCACCTGCTGGAGCACTGTGTGCCCCCCCACTATCGGCTAACAGGAGCCTACCTAAGGGCCAGCCATCGCTGTTTACATGCTCACCTGTTACAGGTGAGTGATGGGACAGAAATAAACCAATGCACAACCAACTGCACCATATTACTCCTGAATCTAAGTAAACAATTAAAGAGACTATTAGGACTTCATTACTGTAGGAGCTATGAAATTTAAATATGCaattaaaaaatcaattttattttttgatttgtattaatCAGAAACGACCTCACTATACACATGTAAGTGATGTGTTTGGCCTAGGTTAGCAGCTGGGACCTGGAGAGTGGGGAAATCTTTGCTGTGCTCAACTGGGTGCGACACATCTACAACAGGTGAGGTCAATGCACATGTATTCTAATTCTTtatcttcctgtctgtgtgttggtgtttgtgctATAATATCACAACACTGCACATTAATAGAAATGCCAACTTTTGGCTTGTGGAGACTTTGTCATCGAACAAATATAAGCAGATAAACAGCCTCTGATTTTCTTTGCTCATCCTTTTAATTAGcatttaaagaaacagaagTGCATACAAATACTGGCACTGTAACCATCTGTTGTGAAACTGTTCTCTTAAATTGAGATTCAGTGTGTCAAGtagaaagaataagaaaaacatttcacacatgtcacaaaatatttttttcttctcttctttcaaaaatgtttttgttgtgaaatattggatatttttacattgtcattttcctaaaaactatttaaatgaaacaatggAGAATGAAACATCATCCGTTTGGGTGCACTGCTCAAAGGTTAAACACATATGCAGCTTATGATGAAGTGTTGTGACTCTCAGAGAGTCCCACCACCTTGTTTTTCCCAAGTATAAAGCTTTGATATggcaaaacaacaatattttttgatttaactTACATATATTAAGATTTAAGATTTTTAGGCTGATAATCAACCTGTAGGACATTGTTAACCATCAAAAGCTCTGAGTGTGGTAGTCTTTTTTTGGCAGCCCAGACATGATGGGTCACCCAGACCTGGTGACTGAGttggagagagaagagctggGACCTCTCATCTCTGCCGAGGgcctggagcagctgcagggcaAATATGTGCAGAGTGTTCGGGTGAGTTGGTCACAaagttattaatttttttcgAGATTATCCTGTTGCAGACAAGCCTCTAGAAGCATATACAAAGGACCAGGATGCATGAATGCATGATGGATTACAAAATTTATGTTAGACACCCATCATAGCTCATATTTGCCACCATTTAGTTAGGAAAAGGGATGTGTTGACTACCTGCGGAAATAATTCCATTTCATCTCTGGCATAGTCTGTACTGAGTAACTGTGTAGAAAAAAGCTAGCTCAGACATGTAGAGGAGCACAATGAAGTCAccctaatgttttttttccatgatgtTGCTGTCATAGAAGAGTGTATCAGAGTGGATGCGCAAAGCTCTACAGGTAGAGCTGCAAGACTGGCAGAGAGACCAGGAGCCGGATACAGATCATGAGGGTTTCTATCAAACCAGTCTGCCTACTATCATCACACAGgtatacaaatacaaccacaaGCTATGGGAGTGAGAaaacagttagtgacatgtaataaaaagcaaaattTATTTGGTGCTTTCTGATCATTTCACCTAAGGGAagtgttgttgtaaaaatgaccaaaatgaaATCTGTTTGATTAATATGACCTAAACCTGCCTAGCactgtataataataatgataaaatg contains:
- the exoc3l1 gene encoding exocyst complex component 3-like protein isoform X1, translated to MSAGDRTNDGDKPGDTVPVAEVWPEVERAECLARGAALKWASGVFCRPEYLERLSQYRKRESQRTASIHTRLKSMVQSYLEGVGWGLEQLQEAKVELREVSHALKKAGLESNQNADRVKPLERLREVSVNHCQLFAAVSNLPRLYSVRSMVLETERLVESRRLLEAHARLMDLERWQDDILWQLHGAAGTARSALSSEDKELVDKYFSGVGQLVDALGKELWAVVSSALALARQNPTPFVSAVRIVEREEALDQVLLEERGGTGNNSRPMPPGRPRCWRACFFRVLEEAVSARFRSVSYLHTRGPGLAGHLSALQHATMADLATVRHLLEHCVPPHYRLTGAYLRASHRCLHAHLLQVSSWDLESGEIFAVLNWVRHIYNSPDMMGHPDLVTELEREELGPLISAEGLEQLQGKYVQSVRKSVSEWMRKALQVELQDWQRDQEPDTDHEGFYQTSLPTIITQMLEENARVALMIGEALRDQTIQMGLYEMENLLNRFRDALVEFGKEHRRNMSNNKNKFYLHYLLASISNCIILKKSTESLQQQQTSRSAGQFSRTPPNPLAALDRAVRRACRLVMDQLLLDLQPLLPGLLTRPWLVHGDPTPKLCHVLEHHLELYGRVRPPCRERLQEEAQWLMVVEYVRALMQKRLVCRSADERRKLTQQMVRDDQLFREILHGLEGDGLVPDVNPLALLPILADFIRLKDPSMLTLEVSGLVAKYPDISEEHVCVLLDIRGDVSRDIRGAVLDLLEQSAPPLPAGYRPIFTDILVPPTTMAFCLPTAKCA
- the exoc3l1 gene encoding exocyst complex component 3-like protein isoform X2, with amino-acid sequence MSAGDRTNDGDKPGDTVPVAEVWPEVERAECLARGAALKWASGVFCRPEYLERLSQYRKRESQRTASIHTRLKSMVQSYLEGVGWGLEQLQEAKVELREVSHALKKAGLESNQNADRVKPLERLREVSVNHCQLFAAVSNLPRLYSVRSMVLETERLVESRRLLEAHARLMDLERWQDDILWQLHGAAGTARSALSSEDKELVDKYFSGVGQLVDALVRIVEREEALDQVLLEERGGTGNNSRPMPPGRPRCWRACFFRVLEEAVSARFRSVSYLHTRGPGLAGHLSALQHATMADLATVRHLLEHCVPPHYRLTGAYLRASHRCLHAHLLQVSSWDLESGEIFAVLNWVRHIYNSPDMMGHPDLVTELEREELGPLISAEGLEQLQGKYVQSVRKSVSEWMRKALQVELQDWQRDQEPDTDHEGFYQTSLPTIITQMLEENARVALMIGEALRDQTIQMGLYEMENLLNRFRDALVEFGKEHRRNMSNNKNKFYLHYLLASISNCIILKKSTESLQQQQTSRSAGQFSRTPPNPLAALDRAVRRACRLVMDQLLLDLQPLLPGLLTRPWLVHGDPTPKLCHVLEHHLELYGRVRPPCRERLQEEAQWLMVVEYVRALMQKRLVCRSADERRKLTQQMVRDDQLFREILHGLEGDGLVPDVNPLALLPILADFIRLKDPSMLTLEVSGLVAKYPDISEEHVCVLLDIRGDVSRDIRGAVLDLLEQSAPPLPAGYRPIFTDILVPPTTMAFCLPTAKCA